A DNA window from Centroberyx gerrardi isolate f3 chromosome 5, fCenGer3.hap1.cur.20231027, whole genome shotgun sequence contains the following coding sequences:
- the ppil1 gene encoding peptidyl-prolyl cis-trans isomerase-like 1, whose product MSGIPPDSWQPPTVALETTMGTVVLELYWRHAPKTCKNFAELARRGYYNNTKFHRIIKDFMVQGGDPTGTGRGGASIFGKQFEDELHPELRFTGAGILAMANTGPDTNGSQFFLTVGPTQWLDGKHTIFGRVYQGIGVLNRVGMVETNAQDRPVDDIKILRTNVPN is encoded by the exons ATGTCAGGGATACCTCCAGATTCATGGCAGCCACCAACAGTGGCTTTGGAGACAAC CATGGGGACGGTTGTATTGGAGCTGTACTGGAGGCATGCCCCGAAGACCTGCAAGAACTTTGCCGAGTTGGCCAGGAGAGGCTACTACAACAACACAAAGTTTCACCGAATAATCAAAGACTTCATGGTGCAAGGTGGAGATCCTACAGGAACAG GTCGGGGTGGTGCCTCCATATTTGGTAAACAGTTTGAAGATGAACTGCATCCTGAACTGAGATTCACAG gTGCAGGTATTCTGGCGATGGCCAATACAGGACCGGACACCAATGGAAGCCAATTCTTCCTTACTGTCGGACCCACTCAGTGGTTGGATGGAAAGCACACTATTTTTGGAAGAGTATACCAAGGGATCGGAGTGCTGAACCGAGTTGGAATGGTGGAGACCAACGCTCAGGATCGGCCAGTCGATGATATTAAAATCCTCAGAACAAATGTACCCAATTGA